The nucleotide window ATACTTAATTTATAAATTTTATTTTAATTATAGAGACGCTATTTCATCCACCTAGTTTCCTTCTCCATCGTTTTTATTCCCATTAAAATATGCATCCATAACAGCATAGTTAATTGATCCATTTTCTTTACCAAAGTGACCATTAAATACAACAGATACTACAACTATTTCAGGATCATCTGCAGGTGCAAAAGTTGCTAACCATCCATATGCTTCTCTATCATAACTTGCTTGATCATTGTCAAAAGTAGCTGTACCTGTTTTACCAGCAACAGTTACTCCTAAGTTACTGAATATTGAATTTAATTCAGCATTTCCACTAATAACCTGTTTAAGTCCTTCATTTATTGTTTTCATAATCGATTTATCAAGATCAACTTCATCCAAAATTTCTGGTTGTTGTTCAAATACCACATTTCCATCAGCATCTGTTATCTTATCAAGTAAATGAACTTTATATCTTGTTCCGCCATTGGCATAAGTAGCATAAGCTGATGCTAATTCCAAAGGTGTTACATTTGTAAGACCTTGTCCAATCGCAGCGTTATATGAGTTAAATTTTGCTGTTATTTGGGTATATCCATTTGAAATAATTTGTCCCTTCATAAAATCCATCAAAGATGTATACTCAGAGTTAGATATAGTTCTTCCTTTATATAGAGGATCATTAGCATTTATCTTTTTAAATAGTTTAATTAAAACATCTTCATCAAAGTTTCCGGTTTTAATTTGTCCAAGTATAACATCCCTAGCCTCTTGTCTTAATTTTTTAACTTCTTCACTTAAATCATCTGATTGAAGCGATAAATTAAAATATGGATATGTATAGCTATATTTTCCTTCAGTATATTTTCCTTCTTTTAGCCTATTTACTATGTTGATATAAATAAGCGGTGCTTGACTTTCTGCAGCAGAATAATGGTTATATACTTGGCCAAAGTTTTCACTTATCTCAATACCAGTTGAAGTAATAGCATTATCATCTTCAGGATCTGCTCCAATTCCAAATCTCCATGCATAAGCAGCGATACCATTTTCGGTATAATTAATCTTAAATTCATCGCTACTTTTAGTTTTTTCTACATCCTTATATTTTGTATAAAGACGTTTTGAAGTTTCCATAAAATAAGCATTAGAAGATTTAGCTAAAGCACTGGTAATATTCATATTCCCTAGATATCCATCTTCAGGGAATGGCCTATTAAATCCATCTCCATCATCATAAAAACCTGCATCTTTTATAGTATTAGTTTCATTAATTACTCCTTCATTCAAACCAGCATAAGCAGTAAAAGTCTTAAAAGTTGACCCAGGAGGTATTAAAGATTGTGTTGCATAATTAACCATTGGTTTTGCAATCATGTCTTTTAAATCTTCTCTTTGTCCATTTTCATTCATAGGAAAAAGTCCATCAAGATATGTCTTACCATTCAAGCTGTTACTAGGGTCACTAGTAACTATAGTTTTTCCTGACCATCCTTTTTCCTTTACAAAATTTTCATAGAATTCATTAGTAAAGCCATAATACTCATTATATTTCTCCGTACTTAATCCATTTACTTCAGCAAAATCATTAGGATCAAAAGTTGGCTGAGATACCATGGCAATAACTTCTCCAGTCTTTGCATTAAGTGCTACTACAGCACCTCTATCCGGTTGAGTACTCTTATGAGTAGTTGTATTGTATCTTGGCTTTTTCATATTCTCTTCTAAAGCCTTTTCAGCTGCTTGTTGAACTTTCCAGTCCACTGTTAAATGAACATTTTGACCTTGATAGGATTCTCTTTTAGCTAACTCCGATATAGGTCTACCAAACCTATTTACTTCTACAATCGTTGCACCTTTAGAACCTCTAAGTCTATCTTCAAAAGCTTCTTCTATACCAGATGAACCTTTTATGTCAGTACTTGCATCATATCCTTTTTCTTCATTTTTTTCGTCATCATTTACTTTTGAAACATAACCAATAAATGCTGCTCCTATTTTATTAAATGGATAACATCTTTGGGGTTTTGTTTCAATATTTATACCAGGCATAGATTCTAATTGCTGTTCAAATACAAATGCAACATCCCTATCTAAACTTGATGCAATTGTAACTGGCTTATATCCTGAATAACTTTGCAACTTTATTGCATACTTTACTACGACCATTCTTCTTTCATCTTCTTTTGAATATACCCCTGTCGGTACATCATACATATCTTTTGACGTTAAAAAATCATATGTATCTTTTGCTGTATATTTTTCAGCTTCTTTTATAATCTTTTTTGTTTCTTTATCATTCAATTTTGAATAATCTTTTTGATACTTTTTTTGTGATAAGGAATCCATCAAACTTATATCAATTTTGAATTGTCTTTCTTGAAGTTTACGTCCTTCTTCATCAACAGCATTAAATTGAAATTCATAATTGTCTCCATTAAGTTTTATAGGAAAATCGTCATCTATGTCTAAATTGTTTTCTTTTAATATCTTTATAACCTTTTCCATAGTCTCATAGAATTTATCTGTACTTTCTTCTGCTTCTGTAAAAGTGAGAGCGAACATTTGCTTGTCATAAGCTAATATTTCACCATCTTTTGAAATAATATTGCCTCTTGGGGCTTGTTCCTCTACTAATCTATGAGAACCACTTTTAGCACTTTCGCTATAATATGTGTGATTTCTAACTTGTAGATTTATAAGTCCAAATCCTATATATCCACATATTATTATTACAGAAATTTTTAATGCTCCATATCGTGTTATAGATTTTCTGAATTTGTGTCCATAATTATCATTTCTTATTCTATAACTATTTTTCACTTTAACTTCTCCTTATAGTAGTTTTTCTTACAACAATATTATTATAACAATAATATGTAATTAATAGAATATAATTCTTTATCATTTTTTGTAAACAAAAAAAGAATGTATAATTATACATTCTTTTTATAATGACAATATTAAAATCCAATGAAATCCAATATATTAGAAAATATTAAAATACCAAACAATATAATTCCAAGATTTCGTTCCCATTTAATATTATGTTTACTACCATCTATAATTAATAATATATCAATAATTAATGTAAATAATGCTAAGAAAATCATCATAAGGATCACCCCTATAAAAATTATATAATCTTATATAAATAATATCATATTTTTCATATATTACATAATCTTCTTTAGAGATTGTATAATATATGAATTATATTTAAAGTTTAAAAAACTTGTTTTAATTTACTATATATATTCATTTAAAATTTAACTTTAGGGAATAATCATTTACTTTATACAGAAGATATAATAAAAGTAACTTTTTAGAGGAGGAATAATAATGAATATTGGTGTTATCGGTGCTGGAAATATAGGAACTTATTTGGCTACATATATATCGCGTAAAGAAAATTGTAAAGTATGGTTACATACTTCAAAAGTTGATGCATTTAAAGAAGAAATTATCTTAATTGAAGAAGAAAAATGTATTGAACATGCTGTTAAAATTCATTGCATTTCAGAAAGTATGAAAGAAGTAGTAGAAGATGCAGATTTAGTTTTAATCACACATCCTTCTTTTATGATGGAAAAGACTTTAAAAGAAGTAAGTAAAAATGTAAAGAAAGGTGCTATAGTTGGATCTATTCCTGGATTTGGCGGGAAAGAGTACTATATTGATGAATTAATAGAAAAAGAATGTACATTCTTTGGATCACAAAGAGTACCTTCAATTACAAGACTAGAAATATACGGAGAAGTTGTTTCCCTAAAACAAAAAAATGAATTTATGAAGATTAGTTCAATACCACACGATAAATGTGACTCTATATGTAACTTACTGACTGGATTAATAGATATACCTTGTATACCTATAGAAAGCTATTTAGCAATAACACTATCTCCTTCAAATCCAACTATGCATCCTTCGAGATTATATGAACTTTTTGAAGATCATAAAGAAGGAAAAATATATGAAAATCACTCTTTGTTTTATGAAGAATGGAATGATTTAGCATCCTCAACTTTGTTACAATTAGATGAAGAACTTAAAGAAATATTTAAATCACTGAATGAATTTAATGATTTTAATGCAAAAGATTTTGAAAGAATAAAATCTAGGTACAACATAGAAACACCTTCAGAATTGACTAATAAAATAAGGACGGCACCTGGATTTCAAGGTATAAGAACTCCAATGGTAGAATCACAAAACGGATTTATACCAGATTTAAATTCTAGATACTTTATAGAAGATATAGAATTTGGATTATGTATAATAAAGGCATTTGCAGAGCTTTGTAGAGTTAAAACACCTACAGTTGATAAGTTGATTTTATGGGCACAAGAACTTCTAGGAAAAGAATATTTATTAGATGGTAAATTAATAGGAAAAGATGCAAAACATTTAATAATACCTCAAAGCAAAGGAATAAATACTAAACAGGATTTAATTAATTACTATAAAACTATATAGAAGAAGATGGTGCTGTGGCATTGAATTATATAAATTTATATTTATATAATTCACAATTCACAAAGCGCAATTCATAATTAATGTTAATTTTCCCCTGTAGGAAAATATTGTAGTCATGTAGACAGCAGAAATAGTTTAAGATAAAAAAATGAAATTTGATATTTTCATATAACAACTATGCGGTGTTATATTAAATATGATAATGAAAGTTTAACTTTCATTATCTCTTGGATATACTATTTAACAAAGCTAATTAATTTTATAAAGATAGTCTTAATAATATACAATATTACTATACTTTAAAATAAATCTCTTACTTTATTAGCAATACGCTCACCAAAAATTTCAAACATTTCTTTACTATCTTCATAATTTTCTTTAGTGGCTACTGGTCCTAAATGCATAAAAGGTTGTCCAAGAGCTGATCCACCAGAATAGACAAGCATTCCTTTCACCATTAAATGATTAATAATTGTTAACATTGCTGTGGCAGCGCCACCTTGAATATAGTCAGCAGTAGCAAAGACTACGCCTATTTTTCCTTCTAAATTATAGTCTCTTGATTCATCAAACCATTTTTTCATTTGCCAACATGTATTAGCATAGTATGTTGGTGTTCCAAAAACTACAGCTTTACTTTCTTTTAGAAAATTATCATCGATATTATTTATATCAAAAACTCCTACCTCTATATCTTTTATTTTTTTCATACCTAATGCTACTATTTCTGCCATCTCTTTAGTTTTTCCATACTTGGTAAAATACAATATAGATATTTTCATATCTTCACCTCCCCAATTTTATTTTTATAGAAATAATTATATCATTGATTAATAATATTTTTTCTTTTATCTTAATATTTTGTAAATATTATATTATAATGGGAAATAGTTATTGTTACTGTAGGAGGATTTTTATGAAAAACAAAAGATTTTATGGAAACTTAATGCTTATTTTAACTGCATTAATATGGGGTAGTTCCTTTGTAGCTCAAAGTGTAGGTATGGATTATATTGGTCCGTTTACCTTCAATGCTATTAGATGCATTATAGGTGGTATTGTGCTTATTCCTATAATTCTCGTTATGGACAAAGTTAAAAAAGAATCTAAAACAAAAAACAACAATAAACAATTAATTCTAGGCGGTATTTTATGTGGTATTGCTTTATTTATAGGTAGCACTTTTCAACAATTTGGTATCTCTTTTACTTCTGTAGGCAAAGCTGGTTTTATTACTGCTCTTTATATAGTGCTAGTTCCGCTTCTTGGAATTCTTTTTAAGAAAAAAGTATCTTTAAAAATTTGGTTAAGTGTATTTATCTCATTGATTGGACTATATCTTTTGTGTATAACAGAAAATTTCTCAATAGGAAAAGGTGATCTTTTAGTACTTTTTTGTGCTTTCTTCTTTGCTATACATATTTTACTTATAGATTATTTTTCACCAAAAGTAAATGGTGTTAAGATGTCTTGTATACAGTTTTTTGTAGCTGGAATTATTTCTGTATTCCCAATGGCTATCTTTGAAAGTCCTACACTAGCTTCAATATT belongs to Clostridium bornimense and includes:
- a CDS encoding penicillin-binding transpeptidase domain-containing protein — its product is MKNSYRIRNDNYGHKFRKSITRYGALKISVIIICGYIGFGLINLQVRNHTYYSESAKSGSHRLVEEQAPRGNIISKDGEILAYDKQMFALTFTEAEESTDKFYETMEKVIKILKENNLDIDDDFPIKLNGDNYEFQFNAVDEEGRKLQERQFKIDISLMDSLSQKKYQKDYSKLNDKETKKIIKEAEKYTAKDTYDFLTSKDMYDVPTGVYSKEDERRMVVVKYAIKLQSYSGYKPVTIASSLDRDVAFVFEQQLESMPGINIETKPQRCYPFNKIGAAFIGYVSKVNDDEKNEEKGYDASTDIKGSSGIEEAFEDRLRGSKGATIVEVNRFGRPISELAKRESYQGQNVHLTVDWKVQQAAEKALEENMKKPRYNTTTHKSTQPDRGAVVALNAKTGEVIAMVSQPTFDPNDFAEVNGLSTEKYNEYYGFTNEFYENFVKEKGWSGKTIVTSDPSNSLNGKTYLDGLFPMNENGQREDLKDMIAKPMVNYATQSLIPPGSTFKTFTAYAGLNEGVINETNTIKDAGFYDDGDGFNRPFPEDGYLGNMNITSALAKSSNAYFMETSKRLYTKYKDVEKTKSSDEFKINYTENGIAAYAWRFGIGADPEDDNAITSTGIEISENFGQVYNHYSAAESQAPLIYINIVNRLKEGKYTEGKYSYTYPYFNLSLQSDDLSEEVKKLRQEARDVILGQIKTGNFDEDVLIKLFKKINANDPLYKGRTISNSEYTSLMDFMKGQIISNGYTQITAKFNSYNAAIGQGLTNVTPLELASAYATYANGGTRYKVHLLDKITDADGNVVFEQQPEILDEVDLDKSIMKTINEGLKQVISGNAELNSIFSNLGVTVAGKTGTATFDNDQASYDREAYGWLATFAPADDPEIVVVSVVFNGHFGKENGSINYAVMDAYFNGNKNDGEGN
- a CDS encoding NAD/NADP octopine/nopaline dehydrogenase family protein, which produces MNIGVIGAGNIGTYLATYISRKENCKVWLHTSKVDAFKEEIILIEEEKCIEHAVKIHCISESMKEVVEDADLVLITHPSFMMEKTLKEVSKNVKKGAIVGSIPGFGGKEYYIDELIEKECTFFGSQRVPSITRLEIYGEVVSLKQKNEFMKISSIPHDKCDSICNLLTGLIDIPCIPIESYLAITLSPSNPTMHPSRLYELFEDHKEGKIYENHSLFYEEWNDLASSTLLQLDEELKEIFKSLNEFNDFNAKDFERIKSRYNIETPSELTNKIRTAPGFQGIRTPMVESQNGFIPDLNSRYFIEDIEFGLCIIKAFAELCRVKTPTVDKLILWAQELLGKEYLLDGKLIGKDAKHLIIPQSKGINTKQDLINYYKTI
- a CDS encoding flavodoxin family protein; this encodes MKISILYFTKYGKTKEMAEIVALGMKKIKDIEVGVFDINNIDDNFLKESKAVVFGTPTYYANTCWQMKKWFDESRDYNLEGKIGVVFATADYIQGGAATAMLTIINHLMVKGMLVYSGGSALGQPFMHLGPVATKENYEDSKEMFEIFGERIANKVRDLF
- a CDS encoding DMT family transporter, with amino-acid sequence MKNKRFYGNLMLILTALIWGSSFVAQSVGMDYIGPFTFNAIRCIIGGIVLIPIILVMDKVKKESKTKNNNKQLILGGILCGIALFIGSTFQQFGISFTSVGKAGFITALYIVLVPLLGILFKKKVSLKIWLSVFISLIGLYLLCITENFSIGKGDLLVLFCAFFFAIHILLIDYFSPKVNGVKMSCIQFFVAGIISVFPMAIFESPTLASILLAWAPILYAGVLSCGVAYTLQVVAQKNTDPTVASLLLSLESVFAVISGWFILGESLSLKELIGCILVFIAIILAQLPNKNKIL